The stretch of DNA GCAATCACGACGTGGTCGAACTCATCCACACGGTCGCCGACGCGCACCTGCACGACGTCGCGCTTGTGTTCGATGTGAATGATCTCGGCGGGCGTTTCACACGTCGCGCCACGGCGGCGGGCCGAGGCCATCAGGGCCGTGACGAGCGGCGTGACCTGCACGTATCCGTGGCCGGCGATCGCCAGCCCCGCCATCGCCGACGTGCTGACGGCTGGCTCAAACTCCCGCACGTCGGCGCCCTCGAGCCACTGGTGAGTGATCCCTTCGGCCGATAGCCATGCGCGTGCGCGCTGCAGATGAGCGACCTCGTCGGCGCTCAATGCCACCTCGAGCGTTCCGGACCGCGCGTAGGAGAAGGGCACCTCGACACGCTCGCGGAGCCGCTCCACCCAGCCGTCCCACATTGCGAGACTGCGCGCGCCGAGCGCAAGAAGGGGGCTGCCTGGCGTGGCCTCTATGTACGGACACAACACGCCGGCCGAGGCCTGGGACGCACCTGCGCCAGGGCGTCGCATGTCGAACATCGCGACCCGTGCTCCCCGCGCTGCCACTGCGTCGGCGACCGCTGCGCCGATGATTCCAGCGCCGATTACTGCGATTCGTAAATGAGCCAATTGGCCCATTATTCCCCACGCCCGTGTAGCGCCGTGTGGACATCCCCTGTCCCCGGCTGTTGCCAAATGGCCGGACGTCCGGCGACTATGATGGGAAAGGCCCCTGCCGCGTGGCATTTGAAAGCGGTACGGGGCTTGCTGGAACTGGGAGCATGGTGTCGGCCAAACTACTTGGACTCGTGAGCGTGGGCTGCCTGGCAGCGGTGGCTGGGGGCTATTTGACACTGCGCCCGGCTGCATCGGACCTGGCTCAGGTCGACGTGGCCAAAACCGACGTTGCCAGGGCCGATTTGGGGAAAGCCGAGCCGGAAGTGCCGGCCCCGGCGTCAGCGGTTTTCGCGCTTGATCCAGCGCCCGCACCTCTTCCTGCGAAGCCGACGGTGAACGCCGCCAGGCCCTCGGTTCAGCCGTCTGCAAAAACGCCAGAGCCGGCAGGCGCTGTGCCGCCGCAGGCGACTCCGGTGGAGACACCTGTTCCCCAGGCGCCGCCCGTGTCCGTAGAGCCGCCAACCACGCCGCCGACGCAGGCTCCCATACCTGTGGAACCGCCACGGTATGTGCCGGACGCGCCGGTGCAGCCCGCCGCACCGGTTGCAGAACCGCAAAGGATTGAGCTCGAAGAACTGACCGTCGAAAAACACTCGGTCATCGGCATCCGCCTGGACGAGGCCGTCTCCACTCGCACCGCTCGCCTCGAAGACCGCGTGTCCGCCATCGTCAGCCGCGATGTCACGGTGGATGGCCGCACCGCGATTGCCGCCGGCACGCGACTGGAAGGTACGGTGTCGCTGGTGGAACGTGGAGGCAAGTTCAGGAACCGGCCACGGATTGGGCTGCGATTCGACCGGATGATTCTGGCCGATGGCATGCGCGTGCCGATCAAGACCGACACGATCTACCGCGAGGGCGACTCACCGACCGCCGACGCCACCGCCAAGGTCGGTGCCGGCGCGGTGGCAGGCGCCATCCTGGGCGGACTGCTCGGCGGCAAGAAAGGCGCGGCCATCGGAACTGCGGCTGGTGCCGCCGGAGGCGCGGCCACGGTCATGAACTCCGAAGCCGGCGAAGCGTCAATCGCCGCAGGCGCGCCGCTGACAGTGCGCCTCGCCGAAGACGTGACCGTTGCGATTCGGCGATAATGAGGGCATGACTCGAGCCCTTCTTGCCGCCGCTCTCGTCGCCCTCGGTGTCGCAGCGCAGGCGCAGGCGCCGACCACTCCGCCCGCTCCCACTGCCCAGAAGGAAACCATCGAGGGCGTTCGGAATTACACGAAGGTTGACGCCACCGTCGGGTGCGCCGGCGCAACGGACAGCAAGGCTCTGGCGAACATCGCGAAGCTTGGGTACAAGGCCGTGCTGAATCTGCGCGAGGCGACTGAGGCCGGCGCGTTGATCGATGAATCAAAGACGGCTGCGGAAGCCGCAGGACTGAAGTACATCCATCTGCCGTTCAAAGGATCCGCACCGGATCCGAAAGTGGCGGATGAGTTCCTGAAAATCGTCGGCAACACCGACAACCAGCCGATCTTCATTCACTGCGGCAGCGCGAATCGCGTCGGCAGTCTGTGGCTGATCAAACGCATGCTGGTGGACAAGTGGCCGGAAGAACAGGCCGTGGCCGAAGCGAAGGCCATTGGCCTCTCGAGTGACGCGCTGCAGAAATTCGCGCTTGAGTACGTCGCGACGCACAAGGGATGACGCCCGGACCGCCGCCGTTCGGCGACATGCCGCCGGACGACTTCCGGCGTCACGCCCACACGCTCGTGGAATGGGCGGCCGGTTACTTCGAACAAATCGAAACACACGCGGTCCTGGCGCAGGTCTCGCCAGGCGATGTGCGGAAGGCCCTGCCCGACCACGCGCCGGAGCAACCTGAGCCGTTCGAGCAGGTCATCGCGGACCTCGACCGCATCATCCTGCCGGCAGCCACGCACTGGAACCACCCGGGGTTCTTCGCTTACTTCGCCATCACCGGCAGTGCGCCGGGCGTGCTGATGGACCTGGTATCGTCGGCCCTCAACCAGCAGGCGATGCTGTGGCGCACGTCACCGGCCGCCACTGAACTCGAAGAGGTCACGCTGCGGTGGCTGGCGCGGCTGATGCACCTGCCCGATCAAGTGGAAGGCGTGATCTACGACACGGCCTCCATCTCCACCCTGCACGCGCTGGCCGCGGCGCGTGAAGTGGCCGTGCCCGATGTGCGAACGAAGGGACTGGCAGGCCGCAACCTGCCGCGTATGCGCATCTACGCGTCCGAACACGCGCATTCGTCTGTGGACAAAGCCGTCATCGCTCTCGGCCTGGGTCACGAATCGCTCCGGCGCATTCCGGCTGACGACAAGTTCAGCATGCGCATCGACGCGCTCGAAGCGGCGATTGCTGAAGACCGCGCCGGCGGGATCACGCCGATTGCGATCGTCGCCACCATCGGCACCACATCAAGCACCTCGGTGGATGACGTGGCGGCCGCAGCCGCCATTGCGAAGCGCGAAGGCGCGTGGCTGCACGTGGACGCGGCGTATGCGGGTGTGATGGCCATGGTTCCGGAATTTGCGTGGATGCGCGCGGGCCTGGACCAGGCCGACTCCATCGTCGTGAACCCCCACAAGTGGTTGTTCACGCCGTTTGACCTCAGCGTGCTGTTCACGCCGCGGATGGATGTGATCCGCCAGGCGTTTTCGTTGACGCCCGAATACCTCAAGACGCCGGAAACCGGCGCGGTGAAGAACCTGATGGACACCGGCATCCAGCTGGGACGCAGGTTCCGGGCGCTGAAGTTGTGGGCCATCCTGCGGTACTTCGGCGCCGAGGGGGTGCGCGCGCGCCTGCGCGAGCACTGCCGGCTCGCGCAGGTGTTCGCCGCGTGGGTCGATGCCGATCCGGACTTCGAACGCGTGGCGCCGGTGCCCTTCTCGGTCGTGTGTTTCCGGTGTGCGCCGCAGGGCTACGCCGGGAATCTTGACGGGCTCAACCATGCGCTGATCGAGCGCGTCAACAAGACTGGCGAAGTCTTCCTTTCGCACACGTCATTGAACGGACAGATCGTGATTCGCCTGGCCGTCGGAAACCTGCGCACCGAGGAACGTCACCTCCGCCGCGCGTGGGACCTGCTCCGCGAAGCGCTTGACGCACTGCGCTAACGCCTCAGGATTTGCACCATGAAGGGCATGAAGCTCCATGAAGGCGCCGGGTTGGGCGCCGCCGTTGGCGGCAGGCACGATCAGAGGGAAGTCACAGGCGAACACACCGCGCGCCACACTCGATGTGTTCGTCTGTGACTTCCCTCTGATCGCGCAGCCCGGCAAAGCCGGGCTCCCAACTCGGCGCTTCTGACAGCCCCATCACAACCTCCATGGATCTTCATGGTGAACGCTCTGGCTCTACCGCACTTTGAACAGCGCGTCTGCCAGGGGGACGTTGAACTCGACGGTGGCGATCCGGAGTTCGCCGACGACCGCTCCGTTCTGCGTGATGCGAATCATGTGCGCCACCTGAACGCCCTCAACGGTGCGATAGTCTGACAACTCCACGTCGGTCGCGGGACCACTACCGGCTTCGGTTGTGACCTTGAGTTCCAGGCCGGTCTCTGCATCGAGATAGAAGTGCTGGGCCGGCATGCCCTTTCGCGTCACCTTCAGGTGATGCGCCTTCTTTGCGCCAACGCTTTCAGTGCCGACCAATTCAACGGTATGGCCCTTGGCGCGATAGTCGATCAGCGACCCGTCAAAGTCAGACTGCTCCTTCATGGTGTCAGCTTCCGGCCCGCTCATTTCGTTGAGTGCATCGGACCCTGACATCGGATTGCTCGACCACGCCTTCACACCGTCGAAGACGCTGACGATGGCGATTGGCGCCTGGCCCGGGATTTCAACCACGATCTCCTGACGGCCCAGGTTCGGCCGTTTGCCGTAGATCGTCATGCCCACCTCAGCGCCCTGGCCTATGGCGGTGCCGGTCATCTTCTGCGTCTGAATCGACTTCCACTTCGAGGCGCCGCCCCGTGTGGCGTAGTTCTTCGCCACGATTTCGTCCAACGTCTGCGCAAACGCGTGCGCCACGCCGGTACCGAATGTGACGAGAGCAAAGACCGAAAGTGCGAGTGCCGTACGTCTGACCATGTGAAATAACCTCCATCCGCCCATACGGCCGGTTTGGAGGTGGGGTCCGGCCTGTCGGTGAACGGCGGACCAGCGCCGGTCAGCTTCGCCAGGTCTCCGACCACGTCAGGCCGTGGTCGTCGCTGACAAGGGCCACGGCGCCGTGCTGGGGCATGGGCGCGCTTGAGGGAGACAACAGGTGCAGGAGCGCCGGCAGGGAGGGCCAATGGCCCACCAGTGCGAGGTCCCTGGACTCCTGCTGAATCGCCGTGTGGATGATGCCGGGGGAATCATCAGGACTGAGCCCGCGCACCATCTTGAACTGTGCGAACGGCGCACAGTTGCGAAGAAACGCTTCACCCGTCTGGCGAGCGCGCAGCTTGCCGCTGTGCCAGATCACGGCCGGCGCTGCGCCGTGTTCCTTGGCGGTCAGCGCCAGTTGAAGGGCGTGTTCGTAACCAGGCGTGGAAAGGGGCCGCTGCGGATCAACATGCGGCCCGACGGCGTCAGCGTGGTGTATGAGCAGCAGTCTCATCGGTCACGAGCAGCTTCACCACGTCTTTGCGGATCTGCGCGGGCGTATCCACCGATCCGTACCGCTTCACCACATTGCCGCCGGCGTCCACCAGGAACTTGGTGAAGTTCCACTTGATGGCGCCGATGCCGAGGATGCCGGCCTTCTGCGAAGCCAGCCACTTGAACAACGGATGCCCGTTGGCACCCTTGATGCCGATCTTCGCGAACAACGGGAATGTCACATCAAACGTCGCCGTGCAGAAATCCCGGATTTGCTCGTTGCTGCTGGGTTCCTGCCCGCCGAATTCATCACAGGGAAACCCGAGCACCACCAGGCCCTGGTCCTTGAACTCGCGATACAGGGATTCCAGGCCGTCGTACTGCGGTGTATAGCCGCACTCACTCGCCACGTTCACCACAATCAGAGTCTTGCCCCGGTACTCGGACATCGAGGTGGTCGTGCCGTCGATTCGCGTCACCGCAATGTCGTACAGACCGGGCACTACTTCGCCCCGTCGCGCTGCAACCGTGCCAGCAGCACTGCCATACGTTTGGTCATCGACGGGAGGGTGCGCAGGTCGGCCGTTTCGTTCACGGTGTGCCCGCCAGTCCCCATCAACCCGACGCCGTCGAGAATCATGCGGGCCTGTCCGGCGATAAAGGAGACGTCGGCCGCGCCGGCCTTGTCGGGATCAACCGCCACCACCTGGCCCGCGCCCACGTCAAGGCTCGCGCGGTTGTACAGCGTCAGCAGACGTTCATTGCCCGGTGTCGGGGCCAGCGGCGGGTAGCCATCATCAAATGTCAGCGTGGCGCTCGTTTGCGGCAACGATTGCGCCACGATGTCCTGCATCGCCTTCTTCGCCGCGGCGAATTGCTCCAGCGACAACGCCCGCAAATCGCCCGCCACCACGGTGTGCTCGGCAATCACGTTGCCCTTGCCGAAGCCCGTGCCTTTCGACGTCGGCCCGTCGAACTCCACCGCTGTGCCGCCGAGCACCACGCCAGGGTTAAACGTCAGGTGGGGCTGCCCGGCCAGCTTCTCGCGAAACGCGTTCAGAATACGCGCGGCCTCGAACACGGCGCCGTAACCATTCTCCGCATTAAAGATCTGCGACGAATGCGCGGGCTTCCCTTTCACCCGCAACTCCCAATTCGTCGTGCCCCGCCGAGCGATGACCGCCGTGGCCGGATTTCCGTCGCCATCCTCAAACCCGATCGCCACGTCTGCCCCCTGCGCCGCCTTGACCAGCGCCGCGCGCGACGTGGCGAGCGGCCGTCCCGCAGATTCCTCATCGCCGGTCATCACGACCACGATGTTCATGGACTTCAGCAGGCCCACCGACTGCAGCGCTTTCAGCGCCTGGAGCATGACGACGTTGCCGCCCTTCATGTCGGTGATGCCAGGCCCTTTGGCGGCAATGGCGCTGACGCGTTCAAACTTCTGAAAGGGACTGTCGGCCTCGAACACCGTGTCGAGATGGCCGATCAGCAGCATGCGTGGCCCCGGGCCAGGATGGTCCGCCACCAGATGACCCGCGCGGCCGAACGGCGTGCCGTCCACCCACTCCGTCTTGAAGCCGAGGGCGTCGAACTCTGAACGGAACGCGGCACCAACCGCGCGCACGCCTGCAAAGTTCATCGTGCCGCTATTGATGTTCACCACGCGCTCGAGCAACGCGAGCGCCCGATCGTTGTCGGCATCGACGAACGTGGCCAGGGCGCGCTCTTCAGATGTGAGTGTGCCCGATTGCGGCAGCGCGAAAGTCATGGCGAGCACCAGAAGCAGTCGAAGGGTCATGTCGCATCGTAGCAGTCTTCACCACCGGAACGTCGTACCAGCAGCCTCGCGCGCCAGTGCCACGCGCGCGCCTTCGGCAATGGGGCGGGAGAGGTACGGAATGTCGATGCGGTGCGCGCCGGCACCTGCGGTATCGACGCGAAGGCAGGCCATCGCCCAGCGCCGGTCGAATGGCGACTCTTCGAGATCCACCACCTGGATCTTGTCGAGCGGCACCACCGTCACGGCCCGGCGAATCCAGCCGCTCCTGAAGGCCATCACGCGGTCGGTGCGCGCCCAGCCCAGGCTCCTGACGTAGAGCCGAGCCGAAATCACCCACCACACGGCCAGCAGGACGCCGACGCCTGCCGCCCAGAGACCACCCAGCCATGGCGAGGTCGCGCCACCCACCACAGCGGCCCAAATCAGCGCGACGTTGCGGCGCCGGCGGAATCCGCGAGGGTCCACCGGCTGCCAGTCGAGCGCCGACAGGTCGGCCTCGGGCAGCACTTCGGCCACAAATGCCGGCACGTCGGTCATTTTGATGATCGGCGCGACCCATTCGCGCTCGGTGGCGGATCGGCCAGAGGGACTTCCGCCGGCCGTCTCCACCCTGACCGATGCGCGTCCCGCCCAGAGGTGGCCGGGCCCTCGGAAGATCTTGATCGCCTGCACACGACGCAGGGGGATTGTGGCTGTCACGCGCGTCAGCGCGCCGTACTCAATGAGAAGGTCGCCACCGCGCCGGGCCAGCGAAAACCCGTGCAGGCGCACCATGGCCCACACCATCGAGAGGACGGGTGCGATCACAAACAAGCCGACCAGTACGGAGGCATACATCGGCCACGCCGTGGAATCCCAGCCCTCGAAGCGGTCCCAGATCCCCGACTCGAAGAGGAGGCCCCACGCGGCGCCAATCACCACCCACCCTCGGTTATCCAGCAGGCCGGCAAGCGCCAGTTCGCGCGGCGGCAATTGCAGCAGCGTCCGTGCCTCGCGCACGGGCGCCATCGGCGCGGCCTCGACCCCTTCGCCCGGTTGGATGGCCGCTATTCCAGACTCGGATGGCCGGCCCTCAAACACCCGTTGCCGCATTTCATCAAGCGCGGCAAACGGCAGCACACTCAGCGTCGCCTCGGCTTCACCACCGGTGCCGGTCTGCACCTTGACGTCCACGACGCCGAACCACCGGTGCAGCACGTTCTGCACCGCGTCCACACTCTGGATGCGCGCGTATGGAATGTGACGCTCGTTCCTGAAAATGATGCCTGTGCGTACTACCAATTCCGTGGCGTCATAGCGATACGTGGAAGACAGGTATCTCGCCACAGCCGCAATGGCGCCGGGCACCAGAAACACGAGCAGGAATCGCTCCACGCTGTTGCCACGGCTGGCGGTCATCGTGGCAAACACTGCTGGCAGCAGGAAATTGCGCAGCTCCCCCCCGAGTGCGAACAGCACCGTCAGCGGGTGAAACCGCTGATTGGCACTGTCAGACGGCATCGCGTCCATCGCGCGGCAGCAATTGATCGCGCAGCGCCAGCGCATCCTCCCGGCTCAATCCCGGCAGCGCGACCTGGGCATGTTCGGTGCCCGCGGTGTGGACGATGAGCGTGCTGAGGCCGTGACTGCGTTCAATGGGCCCCTGCGACACGTCGGTGTGCTGCACGCGCGTCTGCGGAACGTTGACAACCCGGCGCCAGATCACGCCGCGCCGAATCTCCAGGCCTTCAGCATCCAGCCGGTATGACGCATGGGCGTACGCGCGGCGGGGCCAGGCCCAAAGCCACCAGGTCAGCAACCCGGAACCGACAAGCCACGCGCCTGCAGCAAGCCCGGCTATCAGCCACGACGCGCCAATCGCCAATCCCAGCGACCCGAGCGCCAGCAGTGCAATCGCCGAGAGGATTCCGGCGGTGATCAACCCGGTAATCTGCTGTACGTGCACAAATCGGGGATCGAGGCGATGGAAGCCATCAGGGAGCATTCCATCGATTATTCCACTTTCTACCTGGGATACACTGGGAGGGATCGCTGACGTGGCTTCTGGCTGCGTCGTGACTCAAGAGCGGCCACGCGGGTGTCACTTCAAATTCACCCGCGATCAGGCACCCCGTAGGCCCTCCGGATGGAGTGGGAATGGCTCGCCGGTGGATCACAGTCGACGGCAACGAAGCAGCCGCCTCAGTCGCGCATCGTTCAAATGAAGTAATCGCGATCTATCCGATTACGCCTTCGTCCACCATGGGCGAACTGGCGGACGAATGGTCCTCCAAGGGCCGCACCAACATCTGGGGTCAGGTGCCCAGCGTGATGGAGATGCAGTCGGAAGGTGGCGCAGCCGGCGCGGTCCATGGCGCCCTGCAAGCCGGCGCACTCGCAACCACGTTCACCGCCAGCCAGGGCCTGCTGCTGATGATCCCCAATCTGTACAAGATTGTCGGGGAACTCACCCCATTCGCGATGCACGTGACGGCACGCACGATTGCCACTCACGCACTCTCAATCTTCGGAGACCACTCGGATGTGATGGCCTGCCGCCAAACGGGCATGGCCATGCTCGCCTCGAACACGGTGCAGGAAGCCCATGACTTCGCATGTATCGCGCAGGCGGCCACGCTGTCCTCGCGCATCCCGTTCATGCACTTTTTCGACGGCTTCCGCACGTCGCATGAAGTGGCGCGCATCGAGGAACTCACAGACGACGACCTGCGCGTGATGTTGCCCGACGCGCTCATCGAGGCCCACCGCCGCCGCGCGTTGTCACCCGACCATCCGGTGCTGCGTGGCACGGCGCAGAACCCCGACGTATTCTTCCAGGCGCGCGAAGCCGCCAACAGTTTTCACACCGACTGCCCGGCGTTAGTGCAGAACGCAATGGATCAGTTCGCTGCACTGACCGGCCGGCAATACCGGCTCTTCGATTACGTGGGCCACCCCGCTGCCGAGCGCGTGATCGTGATCATGGGATCGGGCGCCGAAACCGTAGAAACCGTCACGTCCGCGCTGATTGAATCCGGCGAGCGGGTGGGCGTCCTCAAGGTCCGCCTGTACCGGCCGTTCTCAGTGGACGCGTTCATGGCGGCGTTGCCGTCCACGGTCACGTCAATCGCCGTCATGGATCGCACGAAGGAACCGGGCGCCATCGGCGACCCCCTCTTCCTCGACGTCGTCGCCGCGCTGAATGAACACGGCCAGCTCCATCCGAAAGTGATCGGCGGCAGGTACGGATTGGCCTCGAAGGAATTCACGCCGGCGATGGCCAAGGCCATCTTCGACGAGCTCAACACCCCTCGCCCGAAGTCACACTTTACGATTGGGATTAACGACGATGTGACGCATTTGTCGCTGAAGGTGGACCCCGAGTTCTCGGTGGATGCGCCTGGCGTGGTGCAGGCGGTGTTCTTCGGACTCGGCGCCGACGGCACGGTCGGAGCCAACAAGAACTCGATCAAGATCATCGGCGAAGACACGCCGAACTTCGCGCAGGGCTTTTTTGTCTACGATTCGAAGAAGTCCGGCGCCGTCACCATTTCGCACCTCCGCTTCGGGCCGAACCCCATTCGTGCGCCGTATCTCATTCGGCAAGCCAGTTTCGTGGCGTGCCACCAGTTCGACTTCCTCGACAAATACGATGTCGTCGGATACGCCGAACGAGGGGCTGTGCTCCTGCTCAACGCGCCGTACGACAAGGACGAGGTCTGGGACCATCTGTCCGCAGAGGTGCAGCAAGCCGTGATCAGCAAGGGCCTGCGCCTGTATGCCATCGACGGCTACACCGTGGCACGTGAGGCCGGCATGGGCAACCGCATCAACACGATCATGCAGGTGTGTTTCTTTGCCATCTCCGGCGTGTTGCCCCGCGAAGAGGCGATCGAACACATCAAGAGCGCCATCCGGAAGACCTATGGCAAGCGGGGCGAGTCGGTCGTACTGGCCAACTTCGCCGCGGTGGACGCCGCACTGGCGCATCTGCATCAGGTGCCGGTGCCCGTCGCGGTGACGTCCACGCGGCATCCTGCGCCGATGGTGTCGCCTGCGGCGCCTGATTTTGTGCAGCGCGTGACGGCCATGATGCTGTCCAACCAGGGCGATCTGCTGCCGGTCAGTGCGTTCCCGGTGGACGGCACCTGGCCAGTCGGGACAGCGAAGTGGGAAAAACGTTCCATCGCCACTGAGATTCCGGTGTGGGATCAGGCACTGTGCATCCAGTGCAACAAGTGCACCCTCGTGTGTCCGCATGCCGCGATTCGCGCGAAGGTGGCGTCACCCGGCGCGCTGGCCGGCCGGCCTGAGACCTTCAAGTCCGTCCCGTACAAGGGCGCCGAATACGCCGGGTTGGACTACATCATTCAGGTGGCGCCGGAAGACTGCACGGGATGTTCGTTGTGCGTCATGGTGTGCCCGGCAAAAGACAAGGCCAACCCCAAGCACAAGGCTCTGGACCTGCATCCCCAGCGGCCGTTGCGGGAGCCCGAGCGCGTGAACTACGAGTTTTTCCTGGGCTTGCCCGAAGTGGACCGTCACACCGTCAAGAGCGACATCAAGAGCACGCAGTTCCTGGAACCGTTGTTTGAGTACTCCGGGGCCTGCGCGGGCTGCGGCGAAACGCCGTACCTGAAGCTGTTGACGCAGCTGTTTGGCGATCACTTGCTCATGGCGAATGCCACAGGGTGTTCGTCCATCTATGGCGGCAACCTGCCGACCACGCCCTACACCACAAATCTCGCCGGTCGTGGTCCGAGCTGGTCGAATTCCCTGTTTGAAGACAATGCCGAATTCGGTCTGGGGATGCGGCTCGCTGTGGAGTCCCAGGCGGCTGAAGCCGTGCGGTTGCTGGCGGACCTGCGGGACGAGGGACTCATCGCGGCCGACCTGGCCAACACCATCCTCGACGCCAATCAGGCGACCGACGCCGGCCTTGACGAGCAACGTGCGCGCGTGGCCACGCTCAAGGGACGACTAAGAGAATTGCAAACTGGCGGAACTGGCGGAACTGGCGGAGCTGCGAGGCGGTTGCTGGTCCTTGCCGATGCGTTGACGAAGAAGAGTGTCTGGATCGTGGGCGGTGACGGCTGGGCCTATGACATCGGCTATGGCGGCCTCGACCACGTGTTGTCTACCGGCAAAAACGTCAACATCCTCGTGCTCGACACCGAGGTCTACTCCAACACCGGTGGCCAGCAATCGAAGGCGACGCCGATGGGCGCATCGGCCAAGTTCGCCGCCTCAGGCAAAGCGACGAACAAGAAGGACCTGGCGCTGATGGCGATGGCCTATGGGTCTGTGTACGTGGCAAAGGTCGCGTTCGGCGCGAAAGACGCGCAGACGGTGAAGGCGTTCCAGGAAGCCGAGAGTTACCCCGGACCGTCGCTCATCATCGCCTACAGCACGTGTATTGCGCATGGCTACGACCTGGCGCACGGCCTCGACCAGCAGAAGCTGGCCGTGGAGACGGGCTACTGGCCGCTGTTCCGCTTCGATCCACGCCGGCAGATCGACGGGCATCCGGCCATGCAGTTGGAATCGGGAGCCCCACGCGGAGACATCGGCAAGTACATGCGTAACGAATCCCGGTTCCGGGTGGTGGAACAGCTGTACCCCGAGCGATTCAAGGAACTGCTGGCGGGCGCCCAGGCCCATGCCCATGAGCGGTACGCGCTGTACGAGCAGCTGGCCGGAAAGAAGGAGACACAGTCATGATGGACCTGTCCACGACCTACCTGGGGTTCCGCCTGCCGCATCCTCTGATTCCAGGCGCGTCGCCCCTGGCCTCAGACTTCGACACGATCCGGCGCCTCGAAGACGCCGGCGCGGCGGCCATCGTCCTGCCATCACTCTTCGAGGAGCAGATATCGGCAGACGCCTTGGGCACCGAGCACCACATGCTGGCGCACGAGGGCTCACACGCCGAAGCGGAGTCCTATTTCCCCCTGGCGGAAGAATTCGCGATGGGGCCCGAC from Acidobacteriota bacterium encodes:
- the nifJ gene encoding pyruvate:ferredoxin (flavodoxin) oxidoreductase, with protein sequence MARRWITVDGNEAAASVAHRSNEVIAIYPITPSSTMGELADEWSSKGRTNIWGQVPSVMEMQSEGGAAGAVHGALQAGALATTFTASQGLLLMIPNLYKIVGELTPFAMHVTARTIATHALSIFGDHSDVMACRQTGMAMLASNTVQEAHDFACIAQAATLSSRIPFMHFFDGFRTSHEVARIEELTDDDLRVMLPDALIEAHRRRALSPDHPVLRGTAQNPDVFFQAREAANSFHTDCPALVQNAMDQFAALTGRQYRLFDYVGHPAAERVIVIMGSGAETVETVTSALIESGERVGVLKVRLYRPFSVDAFMAALPSTVTSIAVMDRTKEPGAIGDPLFLDVVAALNEHGQLHPKVIGGRYGLASKEFTPAMAKAIFDELNTPRPKSHFTIGINDDVTHLSLKVDPEFSVDAPGVVQAVFFGLGADGTVGANKNSIKIIGEDTPNFAQGFFVYDSKKSGAVTISHLRFGPNPIRAPYLIRQASFVACHQFDFLDKYDVVGYAERGAVLLLNAPYDKDEVWDHLSAEVQQAVISKGLRLYAIDGYTVAREAGMGNRINTIMQVCFFAISGVLPREEAIEHIKSAIRKTYGKRGESVVLANFAAVDAALAHLHQVPVPVAVTSTRHPAPMVSPAAPDFVQRVTAMMLSNQGDLLPVSAFPVDGTWPVGTAKWEKRSIATEIPVWDQALCIQCNKCTLVCPHAAIRAKVASPGALAGRPETFKSVPYKGAEYAGLDYIIQVAPEDCTGCSLCVMVCPAKDKANPKHKALDLHPQRPLREPERVNYEFFLGLPEVDRHTVKSDIKSTQFLEPLFEYSGACAGCGETPYLKLLTQLFGDHLLMANATGCSSIYGGNLPTTPYTTNLAGRGPSWSNSLFEDNAEFGLGMRLAVESQAAEAVRLLADLRDEGLIAADLANTILDANQATDAGLDEQRARVATLKGRLRELQTGGTGGTGGAARRLLVLADALTKKSVWIVGGDGWAYDIGYGGLDHVLSTGKNVNILVLDTEVYSNTGGQQSKATPMGASAKFAASGKATNKKDLALMAMAYGSVYVAKVAFGAKDAQTVKAFQEAESYPGPSLIIAYSTCIAHGYDLAHGLDQQKLAVETGYWPLFRFDPRRQIDGHPAMQLESGAPRGDIGKYMRNESRFRVVEQLYPERFKELLAGAQAHAHERYALYEQLAGKKETQS